One Bacillus solimangrovi genomic window carries:
- a CDS encoding FUSC family protein: MKLGARILKTGIAIALAIYLATIIGVQSPVFAGIAATFAIQPSIYRTYQTMLEQIQANFIGAFFAIIFVWTLGNDPIVIGLTAIIVISINLRLKIESTIPIALVTVIAIMESPTDDFIIYGLTRFGTIMLGVGASFIVNLIFIPPKYETKLYYKIQDNTKDIIQWIRVSTRHASEYTVIKEELVRLKESLMKLENLYLLYKEERMYSRKKLYTKGRKLVLFRQMLLSTNRALEILRKLHRHENEWLHLPDTLQSLIKDSLDSLLVYHEQMIFKYAGKIRSQSTSEVMIDSSEYKKCLTAEYMKLYEQTEQNDEQLLTAFSLIAGIIDYYDQLKHLDKLIDSFQTYHKTENEVHIHQKEEN, translated from the coding sequence ATGAAACTAGGTGCGCGCATTTTAAAAACTGGTATTGCGATAGCATTAGCCATCTATTTAGCCACTATCATAGGTGTACAGTCACCTGTTTTTGCAGGTATTGCTGCAACCTTTGCTATACAGCCGTCTATCTATCGAACATACCAAACAATGCTCGAACAAATCCAGGCAAATTTCATAGGTGCGTTCTTTGCAATTATTTTCGTTTGGACACTTGGAAATGATCCGATTGTAATAGGATTGACTGCTATAATTGTTATTTCAATCAATCTTCGCTTAAAAATCGAATCAACGATTCCAATCGCACTTGTAACGGTTATTGCCATCATGGAAAGCCCGACAGATGATTTTATCATTTATGGTCTTACACGCTTTGGTACAATTATGCTTGGTGTTGGAGCATCATTCATTGTCAACCTTATCTTTATCCCACCTAAATATGAAACAAAATTGTATTATAAAATCCAAGATAATACGAAAGATATCATTCAATGGATTCGTGTTAGTACCCGTCATGCTTCTGAATATACAGTTATTAAAGAAGAGCTCGTTCGTCTTAAAGAAAGCTTAATGAAACTTGAAAATCTATATTTGTTGTACAAAGAAGAACGTATGTATTCGCGTAAGAAACTCTATACCAAAGGAAGGAAGCTCGTTTTATTCCGTCAAATGTTGCTTAGTACAAACCGAGCATTAGAAATACTGAGGAAATTACATCGGCATGAAAATGAGTGGTTGCACCTTCCTGACACGTTACAATCATTAATTAAGGACTCACTTGACTCTTTACTTGTCTATCATGAACAAATGATTTTCAAATATGCCGGGAAAATTCGCTCACAATCTACATCTGAAGTCATGATTGATAGCTCTGAATATAAAAAATGTTTAACAGCAGAATATATGAAACTATATGAACAAACTGAACAAAACGATGAACAGCTTCTTACTGCATTTTCACTTATTGCAGGCATTATTGATTACTATGACCAACTGAAACATTTAGATAAATTAATAGATAGCTTCCAAACGTATCATAAAACAGAAAACGAAGTACACATCCATCAAAAAGAAGAAAACTAA
- the nikC gene encoding nickel transporter permease, which yields MAELAKNNSTIPIVEEEKVISPWKEAWNSFRKNKIALVGAFIVLFFVLIAILAPFIAPQTENEIALGNRLLPPSADYWLGTDDFGRDILSRIMYGARISLWVGFFAVLGSIVMGCALGIIAGYYGKWVDTVISRIFDIMLAFPSILLAIAIVSVLGPSLQNALIAIAIINVPNFGRLIRSKVLSVKQEEYIMAAKAIGMKDSRILFNHILPNSMAPIIVQGTLAIATAIIECAALGFLGLGAQPPEAEWGKMLADSKQYLIDAPWTMIFPGLAIMLTVLGFNLMGDGLRDALDPRMKS from the coding sequence ATGGCTGAGCTAGCTAAAAACAACTCCACAATTCCAATTGTTGAAGAAGAGAAAGTCATTTCCCCTTGGAAAGAAGCATGGAACAGCTTTCGAAAAAATAAAATTGCGCTTGTAGGGGCATTTATTGTATTGTTCTTTGTCTTAATTGCTATATTAGCGCCTTTTATTGCACCACAAACAGAAAATGAGATCGCATTAGGGAATCGTTTGTTACCTCCGTCAGCTGATTATTGGCTCGGAACAGATGATTTTGGTCGTGATATTTTATCACGGATCATGTATGGTGCACGTATCTCCTTGTGGGTAGGTTTCTTCGCAGTTCTAGGCTCAATTGTAATGGGCTGTGCACTTGGAATTATTGCAGGGTATTATGGAAAATGGGTCGATACAGTTATTTCACGAATTTTCGATATTATGCTTGCATTTCCAAGTATCTTACTTGCGATTGCAATCGTATCTGTATTAGGTCCATCGTTACAAAATGCTTTAATTGCAATTGCAATTATTAACGTACCAAACTTTGGACGTTTAATTCGATCAAAAGTATTGAGTGTTAAACAAGAAGAGTATATTATGGCAGCGAAGGCAATCGGTATGAAAGATTCACGTATTCTTTTCAATCATATTTTACCGAACAGCATGGCTCCAATCATCGTTCAAGGGACATTAGCGATTGCGACAGCGATTATTGAGTGTGCAGCGTTAGGTTTCTTAGGACTCGGAGCACAGCCCCCTGAAGCAGAGTGGGGAAAAATGCTTGCTGACTCAAAGCAATACTTAATTGATGCACCATGGACAATGATCTTCCCAGGTCTTGCGATTATGTTAACGGTATTAGGGTTTAACTTAATGGGTGATGGCTTACGAGATGCATTAGATCCACGTATGAAGAGTTAA
- a CDS encoding ABC transporter permease, translating into MFAYTIRRLLMLIPVLLGMSLIVFFLIRAIPGDPAQVILGQQATQEAIEALNKKLGLDQPWYIQYVEYLRGLLTGDLGESIRTNSPISGEIWPYLAATIELSFIAMLIAIVVGVNAGIISAWFQNSWFDYTAMVFALVGVSMPIFWLGLMEQWIFAINLDWLPSTGRESVRDPVEAVTHLYLVDTLINGRTDQFVEVLKHLILPGVALGTIPMAIIARMTRSSMLEVMRSDYIRTARAKGMKMFWVVYKHSLKNAVIPVLTVIGLQMGLLLGGAILTETIFGWPGIGRYIYDAIGYRDYPVIQSGILIVAFIFVMINLIVDLLYAAVDPRIKYN; encoded by the coding sequence ATGTTTGCATACACGATACGCAGACTTCTAATGCTTATCCCCGTATTACTCGGGATGTCCTTAATCGTATTTTTCCTCATTCGTGCCATTCCAGGCGACCCCGCGCAAGTAATCTTGGGGCAACAAGCTACCCAAGAAGCCATTGAGGCTCTAAATAAGAAGCTGGGTTTAGACCAGCCTTGGTATATTCAATATGTGGAATATTTAAGAGGGTTATTAACAGGTGATCTAGGTGAATCAATTCGGACAAACTCACCAATTAGTGGTGAAATCTGGCCGTACTTAGCAGCAACGATTGAATTATCGTTTATAGCAATGCTGATTGCAATTGTTGTTGGCGTAAATGCAGGGATTATTAGTGCATGGTTCCAAAACTCTTGGTTTGATTATACAGCGATGGTATTTGCTCTAGTTGGTGTATCAATGCCGATTTTCTGGCTTGGTCTTATGGAGCAATGGATCTTTGCAATAAACCTAGATTGGTTGCCATCTACAGGAAGAGAATCAGTACGTGATCCAGTTGAAGCTGTCACTCATTTATATTTAGTAGATACATTGATAAATGGTAGGACTGATCAGTTTGTTGAGGTTCTTAAACATTTAATCTTACCGGGTGTAGCACTAGGTACCATTCCGATGGCAATTATTGCTCGTATGACTCGTTCAAGCATGCTTGAAGTAATGCGTTCAGATTATATTCGTACTGCACGAGCTAAGGGAATGAAGATGTTCTGGGTTGTTTATAAACATTCATTGAAAAATGCTGTAATCCCAGTTTTAACAGTTATCGGTCTACAAATGGGTCTGCTATTAGGTGGAGCGATATTGACAGAAACGATCTTTGGATGGCCAGGAATTGGTCGTTACATCTATGATGCAATTGGATATCGTGATTATCCAGTTATTCAATCAGGAATTTTAATAGTAGCATTTATCTTTGTCATGATTAATTTGATTGTTGACCTACTCTATGCAGCGGTTGACCCTCGTATCAAATATAATTAA